The DNA sequence AGAAGTTGAAGAAGTTCTCTCACATTCTGGAGTATCTGTTCTTGAAAGGGAATCTTTTCTTAATAGAAAAAGTTAGTAGGGAAAAGGCATTAGCTTTTGCTGAAACACTGGGTAGCATTCTTTACAACATCCCTAAAATAAAAAAGACAAGTGAAGAAAACCTTAGATTCGTTGGATTACCAGAAAATTTGGGGAAAGAAAGCTTTGTAAATTTTGTAAAGTGTGCAATGGACTTTTTACGTTCAAAAAACTTCTCTTTTGAATATTTGGAAAGCCTCTTTGAACCTCCCGACGTTAATAAAGTTCCAGAAGGAGGAGGAATCCTTTTAACGGCACACATAGGAAACTGGGAACTTATGGGAGCTTTATTTTCCATTTTAAGTGGCAATAAGCTTTCTGTTGTTGCTAAGCCTATGAAGAACAAAAAAGTTGACAATCTCATAAATTCAATTCGTGCAAGGTGGAGAATAAAGGTAATCCCACTGGGAAACGTTCTAGAAATAGTAAAAGACCTAAAAAAGGATAGATACGTTGGAATACTCTTGGATCAGAGACCAAAGGTAAAAGAAGGAATTCTAACGACCTTCCTTGGAAGGAAAACATATACTAACAAGGGAGCAGCTATTTTAAGTATTAAAACCGGGAAACCGGTAGTTCCTGCTTTTTGTTTTCTAGAAGGTGGAAAGTATGTAGTAAGAGTTTATAATCCTATTTATCCAGAAGGGAAAAGCGTAGAGGAATTAACAGTAGAATATACGAAAGCCATAGAGAGGGCTGTAAAAGAACACCCAGAACAGTGGTTCTGGTTCCACCGAAGATGGAAAAACTCACCGGAGTTTAAAGAGTGGAAAGAGAAAAACCTTTAATAGTAATTACTGGTCCAACAGCGACGGGAAAAACAGACTTTTCCTTAAAGCTTGCAAGGGAAATTGACGGGGAAATAATAAGTGCAGATTCCATGCAGGTTTACAAAGGTCTTGATATTGGAACCGATAAAGTTTCAAAGGAAATAAGAGAAGAAATTCCTCATTACCTAATAGATGTTGTTGACCCTGATAAAGAGTTCTCAGTTGCAGACTTTGTAAGGGAGGCAGATAAAGCTATAAGAGAAATAAAAAAGAAAGGAAAATACCCCATTGTTGTTGGAGGAACCGGCTTTTACATAAGGGCGCTTCTTTTTGGTTTACCTCAAACCCCTAAAGGTGATAAGTCTATAAGGGAAGAATTAAAGAAGCTTTCCAACGAAGAACTCTATAAGTTGGTTTTGAGTATAGATAGGTCTTACGCTGAAAAAGTGGGAAAGGAAGACAGGAAAAGGTTAATAAGGGCTTACGAAGTTTATAAACTTACAGGAAAGCCTATTTCTTCTTTTAAACTTCCTGAAAAGCTAAGGTATAACTTTTTAGGGTATTTTCTCTATAGAAACAGGAATGAACTTTATAAGAGGATAGAAGATAGAGTTGATTCTCAGATTAGGAGAGGACTTATAGAAGAAACCAAGTGGCTTTTAAAGTTTGGAAAGGATACTACTGCTTTTCAAGCTCTTGGCTATAAGGAGATGTTGGAATATTTAGAGGGAAAAAAGACTTTGGAAGAAGCGGTGAAGCTTTTAAAAAGGAGAACTAAGCAGTTTGCTAAGAGGCAGTTTACGTGGTTTAGAAAAGAAACTAAATTTAAATGGATAAACTTGTCAGAGACTAAAGAGGAGGAGTTAATAAAAATTATAAAAAAAGATCTGGAGGAGATAGGATGAACCTACAGGATGCTTACTTAAACAGACTAAGGAAAGAAAGAATACCTGTAAGTGTATATCTTTCAAAAGGAACAAGGCTTCAAGGGGTAATTACTTTCTTTGACCAGTTTACAATTTTGCTTGAAAATGGAGACAGCCAGCAGCTTATTTACAAGCACTCTGTAGCAACAATTGTTCCAGCAAGACCTGTAAAGAACCTCTTTAAGGACGGTGAAAAGAAAGGTGAGTAAGACAATTCTCTTTGGGGGGCTTACCCCTCTCCATGAACTTTTCATAAAGGGAGTTCTTGAAAGTTTCGGATATAAAGCTGAGTTTTTGCCCAGTCCTGATTATTCTTCTTTTTCTACTGGTAGGGAATTTTGTGACAAAGGAATGTGCAACCCAACATATTTTACAGTCGGTAATTTAATCAAATTTTTAAAGAAGAAATCTTTAGAAGGTATTAATGTCGAGGAAAAATACGCTTTTATAACGATTGGAGCCTGTGGTCCTTGCAGATTTGGAATGTATGAAGTCCAGTACAGAAGAGCTTTAAAGGAAGCTGGTTTTAAAGACTTTGCTTTCTACATCTTAAACCAATCAAGATTCTCCTCTGAAGGAGGTATTGAACTTACTCCTAAGCTAATTTGGCAACTTCTAAAGGCAATAATTGTTGCAGATATTCTAAGAGATATTTCTTATCAATTAAGACCTTACGAAGTTTTAAAAGGTTCCGTAAACAAGGTGGTAGAAAAGTCAAAGGAAGATATATACAACGCCTTTAAAGGAGGCGGAAAACTTAAAGATCTGTTAAAAGTAGTTAGAAATTTCAAAAAGGAATTAGAGTCTTTGGAATTTGACTATACAAGAGTAAAACCTATAGTGAGCGTGATTGGTGAGTTTTGGGCACATACAACGGAAAGTTACGGGAACTACCACTTACATAAATGGTTAGAGGAGGAAGGAGTAGAAGTTAAGCCTGAACCAATTTCCGGTTGGCTAGATTACCAATTCTTTATGGAAAAAGAGAAAACAGTTTTAGAAATGAAATCAAAAGGTTTCAGTAAAAACAGAGTAAAAAAACTTGTTGGTGTCCAGCTTTTAAGCTTTACTTTAAGAAAACTTTATGATCTATTCAGATGGAAGTTGTCTTTTAGGCCGAACCCTCTTCCCTCCCAAGAACTACTTATGAGCTTAGCTAAGCCTTACTATGATCACTTTGTTGTAGGTGGTGAGGGACATTTGGAAGTAGCAAAGCACATTTATAATATCCTAAAGAAAAAAGCCCATATGACATTGTCAGTAAAACCTTTTGGATGTATGCCGTCGACCCAAAGCGATGGAGCACAAGCAAAGGTTTTGGAAGATTTTCCGCAAACAATTTTCATTTCAATAGAAACTTCAGCGGATGCTGAAGTGAACGTAAAAAGTAGAGTTCAAATGAAACTTTTTGAAGCGAAGAAAGTAGCACAAGAAGAGTTTGAAAGAGCTTTAAAAAAGCTTAAGGTAGAAAGTCCTGAAACAGTAAAAATAGCTTTTTCTGAAAATAAAAAATTAAGGAAACCATTTGTAAATTTTTCTAAGGAGTTTATAGGAACCGCAGCAAGGGTATTAGCAGGAAACACACCCGAAATTCTTAAGTATCAACCTTTGTTAGAGAACTAAAATGGATTATCTTTATATAGAAAAGTGTTCGAAAGAACTTGAAAAGAAACTAAGGAAAGAACGGATTCTTAATGTTTTTTCTGAAGAAAAGAAAGCATCTTTTCAGTTTAGAGATTTTTTCCTAAATATTTACTTTGGACAACCGAATGCTATTTTTCTATCTAAAGATTTCATTACAAAAGAAACAAATCCAAAATTTAACTCTTTGAAGGGAACCTATATTAGGTCTGTTTTTCTTCCTATTGTTGATAGAGTTTTAGAAATAGAGGCTGTAAACGTCGATTTAAGTGGAAAAGTTAGAAAATTCTATATTATCTTTGAACTTACAGGTAAAAATGCCAACTTATTTTTACTTTCTGAAGACAGAAAAATTTTAAGTTTTTTAAGGGAAGTTAAGAGCTTGGTAAGGCCTCTTGAGAGAGAAAAGGTTTATGTTTATCCCCCACAAAACAAGAAAGAGTTTGACAAGTTATCCTTTGGAGAAGTAACAAGGGAAGGTATAGAAAAAAATCTTTACAAATTTGTTGCTGGCATATCTCCTTTGAATTCAAAAGAATTGGCTGTTCTTTTTAAATTAAATGGAAGTTTAGAAAAAGCTTTTCAGGAGTTTATAGAAAGGCACAAAAAATCTAACGAAGCTTTCCTTTACTATGAAAATGG is a window from the Desulfurobacteriaceae bacterium genome containing:
- the hfq gene encoding RNA chaperone Hfq; the protein is MNLQDAYLNRLRKERIPVSVYLSKGTRLQGVITFFDQFTILLENGDSQQLIYKHSVATIVPARPVKNLFKDGEKKGE
- the miaA gene encoding tRNA (adenosine(37)-N6)-dimethylallyltransferase MiaA — encoded protein: MEREKPLIVITGPTATGKTDFSLKLAREIDGEIISADSMQVYKGLDIGTDKVSKEIREEIPHYLIDVVDPDKEFSVADFVREADKAIREIKKKGKYPIVVGGTGFYIRALLFGLPQTPKGDKSIREELKKLSNEELYKLVLSIDRSYAEKVGKEDRKRLIRAYEVYKLTGKPISSFKLPEKLRYNFLGYFLYRNRNELYKRIEDRVDSQIRRGLIEETKWLLKFGKDTTAFQALGYKEMLEYLEGKKTLEEAVKLLKRRTKQFAKRQFTWFRKETKFKWINLSETKEEELIKIIKKDLEEIG
- a CDS encoding lysophospholipid acyltransferase family protein, coding for KLKKFSHILEYLFLKGNLFLIEKVSREKALAFAETLGSILYNIPKIKKTSEENLRFVGLPENLGKESFVNFVKCAMDFLRSKNFSFEYLESLFEPPDVNKVPEGGGILLTAHIGNWELMGALFSILSGNKLSVVAKPMKNKKVDNLINSIRARWRIKVIPLGNVLEIVKDLKKDRYVGILLDQRPKVKEGILTTFLGRKTYTNKGAAILSIKTGKPVVPAFCFLEGGKYVVRVYNPIYPEGKSVEELTVEYTKAIERAVKEHPEQWFWFHRRWKNSPEFKEWKEKNL